The DNA segment TCAGCCTCCTTGGCCACAAGAATCGCACCGGGGGGCACGGGCAGGCgaggcagccccctgccctcacCGTGGCGCCGTCTGCTCCCTGTCCAAGGGTAGGTTTTGCTTTGCCCTTGGCACCCACCCTGCAGCACCCTTTGGACCCAGGATTCCTCTCTGCAGTGCTGGAAATGGGTCAGAGCTCAGGTCTGCCTCTCATCCTGGCTGCGGTGCTCAGCACTTTCAGCAATACCCGCTCTTCCTTCACACCGGGAGCAGCACTGGGAGGGCAAACTCCCGGCGAGGGGTTACAGAGCCCGGGGTCATGCACCCCTGGAGGAGGGGTGACTGGTACACGGGGACACGCCAGACACGCCAATGGCTCCTCCACAGTCACACATAGCCACCGTGGCCCCTGGCACAGCCCAAATCACTGCTCAGCCCCACATGGAGCAGAGCCCCTGTACTGCcatggggcagagtgcacccatgggtgcttgCACTTGTGCTTAGCAGCTGGGACCAGCTGAGTTTTTATGAGCCCCAAGCGGCAGCGGGGTATCGACTGTGCCTGGCACACCCTGCGGCACTTGCAGGAGGTTTCACCATCATTTCTCCAGTCCCAGTTTCGGTTTCTGCAGCTTCTCCTCCCCCATTGTGTCCCCACTCCTTCCCCAGCACCTTTCATCCCCTGGCATCCCGATGGACACCCAGCACTGGGATTTTGCCTCCCCTGGGCCATGAAAGCTCCTTTGGGCCAAAAATAAAGTCCCTCTCCCCGTGAAAGGGAGAGCAGTCTCCCGGGAGGTCAGGGGGCCAGGATGATGGGAACCCATCCCAGACACCCCTCCCCAGACAGCAGGACCGGGACCACAAGAGACACCCAAAATGGGGTGCATGACCACCCGCAGCAGTGACAAGCGGTGGCCCCATGGATCCCGGCAGGGACGCTTGACGGATCATCATGCTAACATTTCTACCcagccaccagcagcacagggctgcagGAACATTCTCCACCATTCCCGTTCCCAGTGAAAGGATGGGGGAGCTGGGAGCCCTCAAGCCCCCTGACCCAGATGAGACACCCAGAGCCAGGCAGCTGGTGTCACCcatcatccccacgcaccccgaggcaggagggaaggataGGATGTTCCCAAGCCAGTGGAGCGCCAGCTGCGCCCTGGCACAACTTGTCCTGCCGGAAGCAAGATAGGCAAAACACCTGGCGTTGCCCACACTGGCCCCGGGGTGCTCCCAGCCGGGGCCGTCAGGTAGCCCCAGGGCCAGCACACCCTGACCCGCCCTTGCCAGCGCCCATCTCCTTCTTCCTGTTCAGGTGAGAAGATCACGCCAGATCACGCCGGGACAGGCGTGGGGCAGCTCCAACGCCACCTTCGGCACTGCCAAGGCATCCTGCCACGGAGGCACCCGTTGTCACCCCCTTCCCAGGGAGCAAGGGTCCGGAGTGGCCCGAGGAGGGGTGTGGTGGGTGATgccagggctggagcagaggtCTGCTGGGATCGTGGGAGGCTCCAGGGAGTAGATTTGGGAGATCTCAGGGGAACGGGAGTCCACGGCACAGGAGCACCAGACTGTCCCGCCACTGAGGCGGGTGTTGGAGAGGGTAAAGAAAACGAAGCACAGCGGGGTCTGAGCAGCTGCCGTTTAATGTGGGAAGGCTGCGACGCGGGGATGGATGGCAGCACAGTCGGGGGTGGCCACTGCGagccacctcctcctgcccctggccCCGGCACCCCGCTCGGGTGGTTGCTGAGGGGGATCATGGATGGGTGCACCCAAGGGGATAGGGTCGGGTCCGGGAGTCACCCCCCCTCCATGCCGGTGCACAGTCCTGCTCCCGCCTCCCCGACCGGTTCGCCCAGCCCAGCCGCTGCCTTCCCACTCCCAGGATAATGatgcccccgccccggggagctGCCACGAGAAATCACACATTTGTACAgccgctccaagccccaaaagtAGGTCAAAGTCAAAATTTAGGGTACAGGCAGGTGAGAGCCCCCGCTGCCCCTCAAGACCCTGCTGGGGCTTGCAGATCCACCGTGACCCCATGACCGCGTGGGACAGGTTTGGTGTCCCCACCAGCACCATTGCCCACCCCGATGGATGCGTCCTGGGTGGTTTTACCCGGCGAGAGCCCCATGCCACTCGCAGGACAGGCCCCCGGGAGCGCCGGGAGCTGCATCACCGCGCGGCACACCCCGATACTGGGAGCCAGCAGATGCTCTGGGTGGGGATCGGGTGGTTTTTCGGAGAAAATGCCACGGCTGGGTGCTCCAAGGCGCACAGGACCCCctccggcggggggggggcagccaggaCAGGATTTCCCTGTTCCCTGTCTCAACCGAGATTAAAGAACCAGCTTCAATCCCCCAGTGAACAAAGGCAGCTCTGTCTGCCCCCCCTTGCACCGCCCCGGcacccagccctccctgccccggctcccggccagcccccagcccggccggggggggggctgtgggccAGGGGCACCCCGGGAGGTCCCAGCTCCCTGGTGTGGCCTGGGGGGGTCCAGGCAGGCAGAGCGGCTCCTAGacatagttgctggctggcagcgagcgagcggctgtgaACTTGGCAGAGTACGGCTTCTCGCCCTGGGGGGGGCAGGTGCAGCAGaggatccccccccccagcagcaggagcgCGGAGGCCGCCCAGCCCACGTAGAGGGACGACCCCAGGTCCCGCTTCTGGGAATCAGTGACCAGCGGGTTGTAGAAGTCCCTGATGATGGTGTTGGCCGACCAggagatggggatgaggatgaggatgccGGCAACAATGAAGATGACGCCAGAAAGGATCATGACCTTGGCTTTGGTGGTGTCGTCCTCCACGCAGTTGGTGCACTTGCCGCTGGCGACGGCGAGCAGGGTGCCCAGGACGGCCAAGACGATGGCCACCACCACCATGGCGCGGGCGGCTTGCAGGTCCTGCGGCAGGGCCAGCATGGAGTCGTAGACCTTGCACTGCATCTGCCCCGTGCTCTGCACCACGCAGTTCATCCACAGCCCTTCCCAGATGATCTGGGCCGTCACGATGTTGTTGCCGATGAAGGCCGTCTCCCGCCACATGGGCAGTGCACAGCAGAGGATGGAGGCCAACCAGCCGATGACAGAGAGGGCAATGCCCAGCACCTGCAGCCCCATGGAGGCCATCGCTCGCCGCCTGCACCCCTGCCCACTTCCCACAGCGCAGTGCCGGCTGCCGGGACCATGGCAGGCATTATATGCCTTTGCAGAGGGAGGAGCACTGCTGCAGCCGCCGTCCTGCCGCCAGCACCGGACGGAGGGGTAAAACCAGTTTCCCGGGATTCCTCCACTTGCATTTCTCCCCGAAGCGATGACACTTATTATCCCGGCTGCTCCCACAGAGGAGGACACAGGGGACTGGCATCAGGCCACCCAGGCGCAGGAGTGCATCCCACTGCTGCCTGTGGGCAAGGCAGGAGATGCGAAGGGCAGCTGCGGGGGCTCAGCCTGGGATGCTGAAGGGGAAAAGCCAGTGTCCGGGCACCAGGATGTCTCTGCGGTCGCTGTCACAGCCTCCTGCTCCATCACCCAGATGGGGTCCCTCCACGAtttcgtgcctcagtttccccccagcTCGTGGGGGTGGCTGCTCCGGCAGCAGTCCACCCTCCAGCCCCCTGCGGCCCTGTGCTGGGGGAGCAGCACACCgtccctgccccactgctgggCTCCATGCCCAGCAGGACACAAGCGGCTCTTGTTTGTTCCTTGGCGTCCGTACCAGCTCTTCCCAGCCCTCCATCAGGCCTCAGGCGCACAGTGTCACCGCCCAGACCCATAAACCGGTTGGAGCGGCTGCCGGCTCCGCATGGAGGAGAGAcggcgctgcctggggcgggATGGGGGCagaccccaaaacccaccccacctTGTGCTCCACTGCCGAGACGCCGTTCACATGGCAGCCCTTGGTCCCAACCCTGCCGAcatcctgctgcctgtgctgcctgcgctgcttgtgctgcctgcagtgctggCCAGGCTCAGCAAGTCAGGGCTGCAGGGGGCAGAGGTGGCGTCGAGGTGTCCCAGTGCCGCTGCTGCCCCATTGGTGACCAGGGTGccaggtgcaggcagggcagcggggccggcagcGCTGCGTGTTGCTGACAGCATTTTGGCACAAACAGCCGTTTCTGCTGGCCAGGCTGTGCCGATACCGATATCGATGCCGATGCCAATTCCAATACTGATGCTGATACTTTGGGCATTGCCCGACCTCTCCTCCTTTAATCCATGAGCCCCCCCCGCACACATCCCCTCCCCACTACCTCCAAAGTCCTTCCAGCTTCTGCGCAGGCGCAGCACGAGGCCAGACAGACTGCAAGGACGGACAGATGGACATTGCACCGTTCCCCCACCCCAGCTTAATCCTGGGCCTCCAGAAAAGATAACAGTGCCTGAGATAATCTTAGTTTTTCCAAGCACTGGGGTTACCGATACGATCCAATCACTTGTGCTAATTGTTTAGCACAACAGGCTCTAGAGCTGCCACTGCCCACTCCAGGACCTCCCTGAGCATCGTGCCCCAATGCCATGGGATGAGCCAGGTGGTCCATGCACCGCGGTGCCATGAGGATGCCAACGGTGCCCGGTCTGGGGATGCCAGTGCCCGGCAcgggaggagcaggcagggcagagcccaggcACTCAGGGATGCTCGGGTCTTGCTGCAGACCCTGACCCATGGGGACAAGCTGGGGTCCTGCCTGCCTGACCTGTGCCAGAGGAGCCACCCAGACACTGAGATGCTCCATCCATTCATCTGTCTATCCTGCTGGAGCGCCCGCATTGCTTACATACCAGTGTGcccaccccagggctgcagcctcaTGGTCAAGAGCTCCCTTTAATCTGTGGGGCTCTAGAGCATCTCCGTTGGGGCCAGACTCTGCCTGAGGCCGAGCATGGCTTTCACCTCCCAGCCAGCTGCTATAACCACCAAATTATTTGTGGCTGGAGACAGGCACGTGCCAACGCGTGTGTGCACTTTGCATGGGCCGTGTCCCCACAGGCATGTGGGAACATGCTTCTGGGCTGCGGACAAATGGGAAGGTGGGGACAGGGACTCCTCTGTGCACTGAGCATCAAACACCTGAGCTGCTCACGCTCCCCCTCGGAGCCAGAGCAGGCGCCAGCACAGCCCTCCGACAGCCAATTACTGTAATTAAAGCTGGAACGTGACATATATTCAAACTGGCGGCTGCCACCCAGAAACAGCCCCCGTGCCCTTCCCCACATCCCCCAGCGACACGCTCGcccagccagcacagccagcCCTGTGTTGCCAGCACTGCCGGCCAGCAGGACAGACGGACGCAAGCTCGGCAGGGAGCGGAGGAGCAACAGCCAACCCTTGGGGCAGCACGCCATCCCCAATGCCCACTGAGCCAGAGGATGCTGGTGCAGCATGTGTAGGACCGTGGCACTGCCAAGCACCTCAGCACGTGTCGTTTGGGGCCGTCACTGCATGGacaccagccccacagccccatccCAGATGCCTGGGTGCATCTTGCAGGACCTCAGCCCTGGCTTCATCCTGGTGCCACCTACAAGTGGACACGGCACAGGGACTTGCTGTGATGGGACCACAGCCCACCCGCTCCGCAGGGAGCTCCTCCACTCCAAAACGGGATGCTCGCCCCATCCCGAGCCTTTGCCACCCagcacctgccccagcacccagccgggTGCGGGTGCCCTGCCCCAAATCCAGTGAGatttgcagggctgggggggcctgAGCTCCCGTCCTACTCCACCGCATGCTAACAGGCTTGGTGGCATCAGAGCTCCCGTCCCTGCACATCAGCCACCAGCCTTCATTGCTCGGGAAACACCCTCCACCAATCGTTCCTGCTTCATCAGGATGGGGACGTGCCACAGCCCCATGGCCGGGCAGCGAGGCCATCCTGGGCAGGGAGGTGCCATTAAACCCGGCGTCGCTGCGAAGCCAGGCACACCAGGTGCCCGGTGGAGGCTGCGCCGCCCTGACCTTGCCCACGGCAGAGGACACCCCACAGGCAGAGTGCTTGGGGCACGAGCCCTCTGCAAAAAGGCTTGGGGACATCTCCACCCAGGACACATGTGACATTCCCACCTCATGCGCACACACAGCACCGGCTCAGCCCCCATGCCACTGAGCCAAAAGCCCCTCATCCCCCAGCACCCGCACACAGACTCGCCACCCTGGCTACCTCGAGGTCCCAAAAAGGTTGGCAAAACTTGCCGGCAAGTGGTGATCCACTGGGATCTCCGGCTTCACATCCAGTGAGCAAGGCACAGCACCAGCCCTTCTGCTCAGCCGGCACGGAGCTGGGCAGCGTCTCCCTGCCAGCGGCCGGGGATTAGTTACCAGCAGCCCAGAGACTAAATGTTCCCAAAAAAAGTACTTGCCCAACATAAAACCCCCGCGACGGGCTCAAATATGCAGAGTCAGGTTGTTTCCCACTAGGGGAAAGCAAAGTCTTATCAGCTCGGCAGGAGAGGAGCTGTGTGCCGGGAGCTGTGGGGTCCCCAGAGGGACGCAGCCTCCAGGCAGCAAGTGCTGCTGTGAGAAATGGGACCTTCGGCCTGAAGTCGCTCTGAAAATAAAAGCCCTGCCCAATTTGCTGAGCAAAAAGCATCTCTGAACAGGGAAAACATGCCCAAGTGCTGCCGAGGTGTTTGTCAAAGGGATGGGGGAGACGACAGCCACGGCTCAGGAAGGGGGATGCCAGTGGTGCaatgggggtgcccccgcaggcgACGCTCGGAGGAAGCAGGGtgctgcagcaaagccccagagAAGCTGATCTGAAGCCATCGGGGTTGGGATGCCCCGGGCACACTGAGATTTCGGGCGTCCCGGCATTCCTCGTGTGAgctgccagccccctgccaggTGCCACTGGACCGTGCCCCCCACCACCCTCCAGCTCCCCATGTGCGGGTCGGGCGCCGGCGCTGCTGGcagctccatccccaccccgcCGGCAGACAGA comes from the Accipiter gentilis chromosome 6, bAccGen1.1, whole genome shotgun sequence genome and includes:
- the LOC126039740 gene encoding claudin-4-like, which produces MASMGLQVLGIALSVIGWLASILCCALPMWRETAFIGNNIVTAQIIWEGLWMNCVVQSTGQMQCKVYDSMLALPQDLQAARAMVVVAIVLAVLGTLLAVASGKCTNCVEDDTTKAKVMILSGVIFIVAGILILIPISWSANTIIRDFYNPLVTDSQKRDLGSSLYVGWAASALLLLGGGILCCTCPPQGEKPYSAKFTAARSLPASNYV